CAACGACAAGGTGCCACTGAACTGAAATCAGTGATGACGCTCTTCGGCGAAAGCCGAAGACGCACAAACACAAAGGGCCTTCGACAAAAATCGAAGGCCCTTTTTGTTCGCCTGAAACTTGGCGGATCAGCGGCGCACTTGCAGCGCTCCTGGATTCACGATGTTGGTGGGCGTGCCCTTGATGTAGTTGACCACATTGTCGAATGCCGCGCCGAAGTACAGCTCGTAGCTGTCCTGCTCGACATAGCCGATGTGCGGCGTGCACACGCAGTTTTCGAGGCGCAGCAGGGCGTGGCCTTGCAGGATGGGTTCGCTCTCGAACACGTCCACCGCAGCCATTCCGGGGCGGCCACGGTTGAGTGCGGCGATCAGCGCATCGGGTTCGATCAGTTCGGCGCGCGATGTGTTCACGATCAGCGCGGTGGGCTTCATCTGGCTCAGGTCTTCGAGCGTGACGATGTTGCGCGTTTCTTCATTGAGACGCAGGTGCAGCGAGATCACATCGCACTGCGAAAAGAATTCGGCGCGCGTCGATGCGACCTGAAAGCCGTCGCTTAGCGCTTGCGCACGTGAAGCTTCGCGGCCCCACACGCGCACGTTCATGCCGAAAGCCTTGGCGTAGCTCGCGACAATGCGGCCGATCTTGCCGTAGCCCCAGATGCCCAGCGTCTTGCCGCGCAGCACCATGCCGAGCCCGAAGTTGGAAGGCATGGACGCCGAACGCATGCCCGATTGCTGCCACGCGCCGTGCTTGAGGTTGGCGATGTACTGCGGCAGTCGGCGCATGGCCGCCATGATGAGCGCCCAGGTCAGCTCGGCCGGTGCGACGGGAGAGCCCACGCCTTCGGCAATGGCGATACCTTTTTCGGTGCAGGCGGCCACGTCGATGTGCGAGCCGACCTTGCCGGTCTGCGCGATGAGTTTCAGGCGCGGGAGCTTTTCCACCAACTGTTTGGAGATCTGGGTGCGTTCGCGGATCAGCACGATGATGTCGGCATCTTTCAGGCGAACCGACAGCTGGCCGAGGCCCTTGACCGTGTTGGTGTAAACCTTGGCGGAGTATCTTTCGAGTCGCTCGGCGCAATGAAGCTTGCGTACTGCGTCTTGATAGTCGTCCAATATGACAATGTTCATTAAATCCACGCCCTTCATAACTTTTTGATTTTCAACGCTG
This genomic stretch from Diaphorobacter sp. HDW4B harbors:
- a CDS encoding D-2-hydroxyacid dehydrogenase family protein translates to MNIVILDDYQDAVRKLHCAERLERYSAKVYTNTVKGLGQLSVRLKDADIIVLIRERTQISKQLVEKLPRLKLIAQTGKVGSHIDVAACTEKGIAIAEGVGSPVAPAELTWALIMAAMRRLPQYIANLKHGAWQQSGMRSASMPSNFGLGMVLRGKTLGIWGYGKIGRIVASYAKAFGMNVRVWGREASRAQALSDGFQVASTRAEFFSQCDVISLHLRLNEETRNIVTLEDLSQMKPTALIVNTSRAELIEPDALIAALNRGRPGMAAVDVFESEPILQGHALLRLENCVCTPHIGYVEQDSYELYFGAAFDNVVNYIKGTPTNIVNPGALQVRR